In Streptomyces alboniger, the following are encoded in one genomic region:
- a CDS encoding helix-turn-helix domain-containing protein yields the protein MNRSELGAALRVLRQASGKEAKAVARSAVMSASKLSKIETGKLAPSADDVDRILTAIGVSDGVKAEYMEAARAVATEATAWRLIQRAGLHKAQKQLQAVEARMSLLRLFQPALMPGLLQTPEYMRAILSRHDDLTEDTVRRTISARLERQQVLYDTSKTLRFVITEPVLRWLIVPPLVMAGQMDRMITLSRLPNVDIGVVPLAGPKHDIPNHAFVIRDDRAVSVETVHADVVVTDPKDVALYVAKFDGFTESSLSGDELKGFLEGVRDDLLQQRETG from the coding sequence GTGAACCGTTCGGAGTTGGGCGCAGCGCTGCGAGTCCTACGGCAAGCCTCTGGCAAGGAGGCCAAGGCTGTGGCTCGCAGTGCCGTCATGTCTGCCAGCAAGCTCAGCAAGATCGAGACGGGGAAGCTCGCCCCGAGCGCAGATGACGTAGACCGCATCCTCACCGCCATCGGTGTCTCGGACGGCGTCAAGGCGGAGTACATGGAGGCTGCGCGGGCCGTGGCCACAGAAGCCACAGCGTGGCGTCTGATCCAGCGTGCGGGACTCCACAAGGCCCAGAAGCAGCTACAGGCCGTAGAGGCCCGTATGAGCCTTCTCAGACTCTTCCAACCGGCTCTGATGCCAGGGCTGCTCCAGACCCCGGAGTACATGCGAGCCATCCTGTCGCGCCACGACGACCTCACAGAGGACACGGTCCGGCGCACCATCAGTGCCCGTCTGGAGCGGCAACAGGTGCTGTACGACACGAGCAAGACGCTGCGATTCGTGATCACGGAGCCGGTGCTTCGGTGGCTGATCGTGCCGCCGCTCGTCATGGCCGGGCAGATGGACCGGATGATCACCCTGTCCCGGCTGCCCAACGTCGACATCGGGGTCGTACCCCTGGCGGGGCCCAAGCATGACATTCCCAACCACGCTTTCGTCATCAGGGACGACCGGGCCGTGTCGGTAGAGACGGTGCACGCCGACGTAGTGGTTACCGACCCGAAGGACGTTGCCCTATACGTAGCCAAGTTCGATGGGTTCACCGAAAGCTCGCTCTCTGGCGACGAGCTGAAAGGGTTCCTCGAAGGGGTCCGGGACGACCTCTTGCAGCAACGGGAAACGGGCTAG
- a CDS encoding DUF6879 family protein codes for MAGLARSLGNLFDAFDAEAFRLETLDDYSQSGSVDAYGLFRDGQKKPPDYNADWLEEVKAHVDAGRRMYRVHILTRPLTPYLRFELGWGYVTNATAGEEFFILDLTDRPNPLPGVGDFWLFDSVTAAPMHYSHDGKFLGADVLPDDRGPEYVTYRDTALANAVPFVDWWARHGE; via the coding sequence GTGGCCGGCTTGGCTAGGAGTCTGGGGAACCTCTTCGACGCCTTCGACGCTGAGGCGTTCCGGCTGGAGACCCTGGACGACTACAGCCAGTCGGGCAGCGTGGACGCGTACGGCCTGTTCCGCGACGGCCAGAAGAAGCCCCCCGACTACAACGCCGATTGGCTCGAAGAGGTCAAGGCCCACGTGGACGCCGGACGGCGCATGTACCGCGTCCACATCCTGACGCGGCCCCTGACCCCGTATCTACGCTTCGAACTCGGGTGGGGCTACGTCACCAACGCCACGGCCGGAGAGGAGTTCTTCATCCTTGACCTGACCGACCGGCCCAATCCACTGCCTGGCGTTGGGGACTTCTGGCTGTTCGACTCAGTCACGGCCGCTCCCATGCACTACAGCCATGACGGGAAGTTCCTCGGTGCTGATGTACTCCCCGATGACCGAGGACCTGAATACGTCACCTACCGGGACACGGCACTCGCGAACGCGGTGCCCTTCGTGGACTGGTGGGCAAGACACGGGGAGTGA
- a CDS encoding PadR family transcriptional regulator, with protein MTDAHTAWTRAALPVCLLGILDGEEKSYGYALLGRLADAGLEGVKAATLYPALTRLEEESAVEIEWGAGEGGPGRKYYRITEEGRARLRRDQAAWGDFTRTVASLLGKGDDSGQHTRDTHDAGG; from the coding sequence GTGACCGACGCCCACACCGCGTGGACCCGCGCCGCGCTGCCCGTGTGCCTCCTCGGCATCCTCGACGGCGAGGAGAAGAGCTACGGCTACGCCCTGCTCGGCCGCCTCGCCGACGCGGGGCTCGAAGGGGTCAAGGCCGCGACGCTCTACCCCGCCCTGACGCGCCTCGAAGAGGAGAGCGCCGTCGAGATCGAGTGGGGTGCGGGAGAGGGCGGTCCCGGGCGGAAGTACTACCGGATCACCGAGGAGGGGCGGGCGAGGCTGCGGCGTGACCAGGCCGCGTGGGGTGACTTCACCCGGACCGTCGCCTCGCTCCTCGGCAAGGGGGACGACAGTGGGCAACACACCCGGGACACCCATGACGCGGGCGGCTGA
- a CDS encoding GNAT family N-acetyltransferase: MILEPLVAVGGALPGHLLTEVTALYAANRDFFALSGDFPDPDDIRVEQVAKALADELAHPDAEVLLARSEGRLVAVAVTLARHPDPTDPDPWLGLLVVAAELHRTGVGRRVAALVEERFREAGRDAVRLAVLENNPKALRFWTALGYLVIGHREDRARHRPCAVLRKPL; this comes from the coding sequence ATGATCCTGGAACCGCTCGTCGCCGTCGGGGGCGCGCTGCCCGGTCACCTCCTCACCGAGGTGACCGCGCTGTACGCGGCGAACCGTGACTTCTTCGCGCTCAGCGGGGACTTCCCCGACCCCGACGACATCCGCGTCGAGCAGGTCGCCAAGGCCCTCGCGGACGAGCTGGCCCATCCGGACGCGGAGGTCCTGCTCGCCCGCTCCGAGGGGCGGCTCGTCGCGGTCGCCGTCACCCTCGCCCGCCACCCCGACCCCACCGATCCCGACCCGTGGCTCGGGCTGCTCGTCGTCGCCGCGGAGCTGCACCGCACGGGCGTGGGGCGGCGGGTGGCGGCCCTCGTCGAGGAACGGTTCCGGGAGGCGGGCCGGGACGCCGTGCGCCTCGCGGTCCTGGAGAACAACCCGAAGGCGCTGCGCTTTTGGACCGCGCTCGGCTATCTCGTCATCGGCCACCGCGAGGACCGCGCACGCCACCGCCCGTGCGCGGTCCTGCGCAAGCCGCTCTAG
- a CDS encoding M1 family metallopeptidase, protein MDLRSPAVRAATLPRTVACALALLATVSGCGGAGVDGTPGADGVRDPYFPKLGNGGYDVTHYGLTLGYDPEARHLTGTAEITARAAKNLSSFNLDLKGLDVSAITVEGKAARFQRAGHELRVRPADELDRGETFVASVRYSGSPETITDADDSEEGWLKTADGALALGQPTGSMAWFPGNHHPSDKASYDIEVTVPKGLKAVSNGELTRESTKNGRTTFAWHSAEPMASYLATVAIGKYEMETSATEDGLPVITAVDPSQAKASKKILAKLPDVLEWAEYNFGPYPFSSAGAIVDREGDAGYALETQTRPVFPGPPDTALLVHELAHQWFGDSVTPKSWRDMWLNEGFATYAEWLYAEDNGGDSAQETFDALYEGDLYADKEDNEAVWAFPPAKPTDAAHISEAPVYERGAMVIHKIRQAVGDDAFYDIVQGWAKTYRHKNADTRDFTEYVEEHAGGDEAREKVSRIWGDWLYGDGRPDRP, encoded by the coding sequence GTGGACCTGCGATCTCCGGCCGTCCGAGCCGCCACCCTGCCCCGTACCGTCGCCTGCGCGCTCGCCCTGCTCGCCACCGTGAGCGGCTGCGGCGGCGCGGGCGTGGACGGCACCCCGGGCGCGGACGGCGTGCGCGACCCGTACTTCCCCAAGCTGGGCAACGGCGGCTACGACGTCACGCACTACGGCCTGACCCTCGGCTACGACCCCGAGGCGCGGCACCTCACCGGCACCGCGGAGATCACCGCCCGCGCCGCCAAGAACCTCAGCTCCTTCAACCTCGACCTCAAGGGCCTCGACGTCTCGGCGATCACCGTCGAGGGCAAGGCGGCCCGGTTCCAGCGGGCGGGCCACGAGCTGAGGGTCCGCCCGGCCGACGAACTCGACCGCGGCGAGACGTTCGTGGCGAGCGTCCGCTACTCCGGCTCCCCGGAGACCATCACCGACGCGGACGACTCCGAGGAGGGCTGGCTCAAGACGGCGGACGGCGCGCTCGCGCTCGGCCAGCCGACCGGCTCCATGGCGTGGTTCCCGGGCAACCACCACCCGAGCGACAAGGCCTCGTACGACATAGAGGTCACCGTCCCCAAGGGGCTGAAGGCCGTCTCCAACGGCGAGTTGACGCGCGAGTCGACCAAGAACGGCCGCACCACCTTCGCCTGGCACAGCGCCGAACCCATGGCGAGCTATCTGGCGACCGTCGCCATCGGGAAGTACGAGATGGAGACGTCGGCGACGGAGGACGGGCTGCCGGTCATCACGGCCGTCGACCCGTCCCAGGCGAAGGCGAGCAAGAAGATCCTCGCGAAGCTTCCGGACGTCCTGGAGTGGGCGGAGTACAACTTCGGCCCCTACCCCTTCTCGTCGGCCGGCGCGATCGTCGACCGGGAGGGGGACGCGGGGTACGCCCTGGAGACCCAGACCCGGCCCGTCTTCCCCGGTCCCCCCGACACCGCGCTCCTCGTCCACGAACTGGCCCACCAGTGGTTCGGCGACTCCGTCACGCCCAAGTCCTGGCGGGACATGTGGCTCAACGAGGGCTTCGCGACGTACGCGGAGTGGCTGTACGCGGAGGACAACGGCGGTGACAGCGCGCAGGAGACGTTCGACGCGCTGTACGAGGGTGACCTCTACGCCGACAAGGAGGACAACGAGGCGGTCTGGGCCTTCCCGCCCGCCAAGCCCACCGACGCCGCGCACATCTCGGAGGCGCCGGTCTACGAGCGCGGCGCGATGGTCATCCACAAGATCCGCCAGGCGGTGGGCGACGACGCGTTCTACGACATCGTGCAGGGCTGGGCGAAGACGTACCGGCACAAGAACGCGGACACCAGGGACTTCACCGAGTACGTCGAGGAGCACGCGGGCGGCGACGAGGCGCGCGAGAAGGTGAGCCGGATCTGGGGGGACTGGCTCTACGGGGACGGCAGGCCGGACCGCCCCTGA
- a CDS encoding GlcG/HbpS family heme-binding protein, whose amino-acid sequence MKNLSRRTRARVLTGAVATLGAGTFGAVSASAGTPDAAAKAAVTADAGDKHLTRSTHLTVAAATKAAQATLDAAKKENQRVSVAVVDRNGNTVVTLRGDGAGPQSYESAEKKAYTAVSWNAPTSELAKRLEQAPNLKDIPGTLFLAGGAPVTAKGAPVAGIGVAGAPSGDLDEKFAKAGVAALGR is encoded by the coding sequence ATGAAGAACCTCTCCCGCCGCACCCGCGCCCGCGTCCTCACCGGTGCCGTCGCCACCCTCGGCGCCGGTACCTTCGGTGCCGTCTCCGCGAGCGCCGGTACCCCGGACGCCGCCGCCAAGGCCGCCGTCACCGCCGACGCGGGCGACAAGCACCTGACGCGCAGCACGCACCTCACCGTCGCCGCCGCCACGAAGGCCGCGCAGGCCACCCTGGACGCGGCGAAGAAGGAGAACCAGCGCGTCTCCGTCGCCGTCGTCGACCGCAACGGCAACACCGTCGTCACGCTGCGCGGCGACGGCGCGGGCCCGCAGTCGTACGAGTCCGCCGAGAAGAAGGCCTACACCGCCGTCTCCTGGAACGCTCCCACCTCCGAGCTGGCCAAGCGCCTGGAGCAGGCCCCGAATTTGAAGGACATCCCCGGCACGCTGTTCCTCGCCGGCGGTGCCCCGGTGACCGCCAAGGGCGCGCCCGTCGCGGGCATCGGCGTCGCGGGGGCCCCGAGCGGCGACCTGGACGAGAAGTTCGCGAAGGCGGGCGTGGCGGCGCTCGGCCGCTGA
- a CDS encoding sensor histidine kinase, producing MHTAFFLLLGSSLVRFLLRHPGEPRTPWIIALLVCLALLYVSGPALGTRSTPHRLAWLFLVVATWGVLVVLAPSFAWCAVPLFYTGLRTLPARAALLLVAVLTAFVVTAQLQLAGHFDPNLLFAPPAWAAVASAVFLYMQRQAARQRDLIDDLIRTRRELAATERREGTLAERQRLSMEIHDTLAQGLSSQQMLLQAADRLWDTDPARARTHVRTAESITERGLAEARRFVHDLAPADLANGGGLAQALRALAERESDAGLTVRFHAEGAPVPLPDRVASALLRIAQGALANVREHADAATAALTLTLLGDQVVLDVADDGRGFTPPAAEEPATGVRGHGLPAIRARAGQLGGTLTIESAPGEGTVLSVSIPLESPS from the coding sequence ATGCACACAGCGTTCTTCCTGCTCCTCGGCTCCTCGCTGGTCCGCTTCCTGCTGCGGCACCCCGGCGAACCCCGCACCCCGTGGATCATCGCCCTCTTGGTCTGCCTCGCGCTGCTCTACGTGTCCGGCCCCGCGCTCGGCACCCGGTCCACCCCGCACCGCCTGGCCTGGCTGTTCCTCGTCGTGGCCACCTGGGGCGTCCTCGTCGTCCTCGCGCCGAGCTTCGCATGGTGCGCGGTGCCGCTCTTCTACACCGGGCTCCGCACCCTGCCGGCCCGCGCCGCCCTGCTCCTGGTGGCCGTCCTGACCGCCTTCGTGGTCACCGCGCAGTTGCAGCTCGCGGGCCACTTCGACCCGAACCTGCTGTTCGCGCCGCCCGCGTGGGCGGCGGTGGCGAGCGCCGTCTTCCTCTACATGCAGCGCCAGGCGGCCCGTCAGCGCGACCTCATCGACGACCTCATCCGCACCCGCCGCGAACTGGCCGCCACCGAACGCCGCGAAGGCACCCTCGCCGAACGCCAGCGCCTCTCCATGGAGATCCACGACACCCTCGCCCAGGGCCTGTCGAGCCAGCAGATGCTGCTCCAGGCGGCCGACCGCCTCTGGGACACGGACCCGGCAAGGGCCCGCACCCACGTCCGTACCGCCGAGTCGATCACCGAACGCGGCCTCGCCGAGGCCCGCCGCTTCGTGCACGACCTGGCACCCGCCGACCTCGCGAACGGCGGCGGCCTCGCGCAGGCCCTGCGGGCGCTCGCGGAACGGGAGTCGGACGCGGGCCTGACCGTCCGCTTCCACGCCGAGGGCGCACCGGTGCCGCTGCCCGACCGGGTCGCCTCGGCGCTGCTGCGCATCGCACAGGGCGCGCTGGCCAACGTACGGGAGCACGCGGACGCGGCCACGGCGGCGCTGACCCTGACCCTCCTGGGCGACCAGGTGGTCCTGGACGTGGCGGACGACGGCCGCGGCTTCACGCCCCCGGCGGCGGAGGAACCAGCGACCGGCGTACGAGGCCACGGCCTGCCCGCGATCCGTGCGCGGGCGGGCCAGCTCGGCGGCACGCTGACCATCGAGTCGGCGCCGGGCGAGGGCACCGTCCTTTCCGTATCGATCCCGCTGGAGTCCCCGTCATGA
- a CDS encoding response regulator, with product MNPSRPVRLLVCDDHVVVRAGLLALLGSAPDIEVVGEAGTGEEAVALAAKLTPDVVLMDLQLGEGIDGVEATRRIASPAPDAPPHVLVLTTYDTDADITRAIEAGATGYLLKAERPEELFSAIQAAAQGRTALSPPVASRVMARMRAPRPTLTDRERDILGQLSRGLGNREIARALFISEATVKTHLGRIYDKLGVDTRAGAVAVAKEQRLLP from the coding sequence ATGAACCCCTCGCGCCCCGTCCGCCTGCTGGTCTGCGACGACCACGTCGTCGTACGCGCGGGCCTGCTCGCCCTGCTCGGCAGCGCGCCGGACATCGAGGTGGTCGGCGAGGCGGGCACGGGCGAGGAGGCGGTCGCCCTGGCCGCCAAGCTGACGCCGGACGTCGTCCTGATGGACCTGCAACTGGGCGAGGGCATCGACGGCGTGGAGGCGACGCGCCGCATCGCGTCACCAGCCCCCGACGCCCCGCCCCACGTCCTGGTTCTGACGACCTACGACACGGACGCGGACATCACGCGGGCGATCGAGGCGGGCGCCACGGGCTATCTGCTCAAGGCGGAGCGCCCCGAGGAACTGTTCTCCGCGATCCAGGCGGCCGCCCAGGGCCGCACCGCGCTCTCACCGCCGGTCGCCTCCCGCGTCATGGCCCGCATGCGCGCCCCGCGCCCCACCCTCACCGACCGCGAGCGCGACATCCTCGGCCAGCTCTCCCGGGGCCTCGGCAACCGCGAGATCGCCCGCGCCCTGTTCATCAGCGAGGCCACGGTGAAGACCCACCTGGGCCGCATCTACGACAAGCTGGGCGTCGACACGCGGGCGGGCGCGGTGGCGGTGGCGAAGGAGCAGCGGCTGCTGCCGTGA
- a CDS encoding class I SAM-dependent DNA methyltransferase, whose protein sequence is MVEHDALTATREAYDAIAPTYAELFRDSLRDSPLDRAMLGAFAEAVRTGGGGQVADLGCGPGHVTAYLGELGLTAFGVDASPAMIELAREAWPGLRFDVGSMTALDIADGALSGVLSRWSVIHTPPEELPAVLAEFHRVMAPGGHLLLGFWASDDPAHPTRVFDHAVAPAYCWAPDHLAAMLRESGLPEVARMTRAPQPTDRRQFPEVHLLTQKP, encoded by the coding sequence ATGGTCGAACACGATGCTCTCACCGCCACCCGCGAGGCGTACGACGCGATAGCGCCCACGTACGCGGAGCTGTTCCGCGACTCACTGCGCGACAGCCCCCTGGACCGCGCGATGCTGGGCGCCTTCGCCGAGGCCGTGCGTACGGGCGGGGGCGGCCAGGTCGCGGACCTCGGCTGTGGCCCCGGCCATGTCACCGCCTACCTGGGCGAACTGGGACTGACCGCGTTCGGCGTCGACGCCTCTCCCGCGATGATCGAGCTGGCCCGGGAGGCCTGGCCGGGGCTGCGGTTCGACGTGGGCTCGATGACCGCGCTGGACATCGCAGACGGCGCGCTGAGCGGCGTGCTCTCCCGCTGGTCCGTCATCCACACCCCGCCCGAGGAACTCCCCGCCGTCCTGGCGGAGTTCCACCGCGTAATGGCACCCGGCGGCCACCTCCTGCTCGGCTTCTGGGCGAGCGACGACCCGGCCCACCCGACGCGGGTGTTCGATCACGCGGTCGCGCCGGCCTACTGCTGGGCGCCCGATCACCTCGCCGCGATGCTGCGCGAGTCGGGCCTGCCCGAGGTGGCCCGCATGACCCGGGCCCCTCAGCCCACGGACCGCCGCCAGTTCCCCGAGGTCCACCTCCTCACCCAAAAGCCCTGA
- a CDS encoding pentapeptide repeat-containing protein, whose protein sequence is MAQRAKVAKGGARGAKAAGVVKEARRAEVRLPPLRPFEGGELEPDGDYDGLEFGGLDLGAQDGGGALFMDCALVGCGIGETRLSRARFVDSVLTEPRGVGTDLVEASMRDVEVVDARLGGVQLHGSVLERVVVRGGKLDYLNLRKARLRDVIFEGCVLVEPDFGLASLERVEFRDCVVRGADFSGVRMKDVDLRAAGELGIARGVGSLAGAVISPEQLIELAGGFAAEVGVRVAGPWA, encoded by the coding sequence ATGGCTCAGAGGGCGAAGGTTGCGAAGGGCGGCGCGCGGGGCGCGAAGGCCGCGGGCGTGGTCAAGGAGGCGCGGCGGGCCGAGGTGCGGTTGCCTCCGCTGCGGCCCTTCGAGGGAGGGGAGCTGGAGCCCGACGGGGACTACGACGGGCTGGAGTTCGGCGGTCTCGACCTCGGCGCGCAGGACGGGGGAGGAGCGCTCTTCATGGACTGCGCGCTGGTCGGGTGCGGGATCGGGGAGACCAGGCTGAGCCGGGCGCGGTTCGTCGACTCCGTCCTGACGGAACCGCGGGGCGTGGGGACCGACCTCGTGGAGGCGTCGATGCGGGACGTGGAGGTGGTCGACGCGCGGCTCGGCGGCGTGCAGTTGCACGGGAGCGTGCTGGAGCGGGTCGTCGTGCGGGGCGGCAAGCTCGACTACCTGAACCTGCGGAAGGCGCGGCTGCGGGATGTGATCTTCGAGGGCTGCGTGCTGGTGGAGCCGGACTTCGGGCTCGCGTCCCTGGAGCGGGTGGAGTTCCGGGACTGTGTGGTGCGGGGGGCGGACTTCAGCGGGGTGCGGATGAAGGACGTGGATCTGCGGGCGGCGGGGGAGCTGGGGATCGCGCGGGGGGTGGGGAGTCTGGCCGGGGCGGTGATCAGTCCTGAGCAGCTGATCGAGTTGGCGGGGGGTTTTGCGGCGGAGGTGGGTGTGCGGGTGGCTGGCCCCTGGGCCTAG
- a CDS encoding NAD(P)-binding protein encodes MPPAHRPTTSTTPIPTPLTVIGGGFAGLTAAITAAEAGARVTLHESHHTLGGRARTAEGPYKTNEGPHALYNGGPLWTWLKQRDLIGPLAPLPPLEAARLRFHHRGTLHRVPPLALLKLLRHRSERAPVDQDFTTWATGVVGEEGARAAAHYVAVATFHHDPGSLSARFVQERLRRATKLPPEAQYPRGGWARVIDRMAGLAWNLGVRVETLARVDSLADVPRNDPVVVATSLDAARRLLGDDSLRWESGRTALVDVAFRSRKGDAFVVSDLDRTGWVERFTAQDRTLAPEGEQLVQAQIPLSPDETKHDGVARAEHLLDLGYRGWRERLTWRRASVANGRTGAVDHPGTTWRDRPSIDRGDGVYLAGDQVAAPGLLTEVSFNSAVEAVTLALTRSRLDLKSA; translated from the coding sequence ATGCCACCTGCCCACCGCCCCACAACCTCCACCACCCCCATCCCCACCCCCCTCACCGTCATCGGCGGCGGCTTCGCCGGCCTCACCGCGGCCATCACCGCCGCCGAGGCCGGCGCCCGCGTCACCCTGCACGAGTCCCACCACACGCTCGGCGGCCGCGCCCGCACGGCGGAGGGCCCGTACAAGACCAACGAGGGCCCGCACGCCCTCTACAACGGCGGCCCCCTCTGGACCTGGCTCAAGCAGCGCGACCTCATCGGCCCGCTGGCCCCCTTGCCGCCCCTCGAAGCCGCCCGGCTCCGCTTCCACCACCGCGGCACCCTGCACCGCGTACCACCCCTCGCCCTGCTCAAGCTGCTGCGCCACAGGTCCGAACGGGCCCCGGTGGACCAGGACTTCACCACGTGGGCGACGGGCGTGGTCGGCGAGGAGGGAGCGCGCGCCGCCGCGCACTACGTGGCCGTGGCGACGTTCCACCACGACCCCGGTTCGCTCTCCGCCCGTTTCGTGCAGGAGCGCCTGCGCCGCGCGACGAAGCTGCCCCCCGAGGCGCAGTACCCGCGCGGCGGCTGGGCCCGGGTCATCGACCGCATGGCGGGGCTCGCCTGGAACCTCGGCGTACGCGTGGAGACACTGGCCCGCGTCGACAGCCTCGCCGACGTCCCCCGGAACGACCCGGTCGTCGTGGCGACCTCCCTCGACGCGGCCCGCCGCCTCCTCGGTGACGACTCCCTGCGCTGGGAGAGCGGCCGCACCGCGCTCGTCGACGTGGCGTTCCGCTCCCGCAAGGGCGACGCCTTCGTCGTCTCCGACCTGGACCGGACGGGGTGGGTGGAGCGTTTCACCGCCCAGGACCGCACGCTGGCCCCCGAGGGCGAGCAGCTCGTCCAGGCGCAGATCCCGCTCTCCCCCGACGAGACGAAGCACGACGGCGTGGCCCGCGCGGAGCACCTGCTCGACCTCGGCTACCGCGGCTGGCGCGAGCGGCTGACCTGGCGCCGCGCCTCCGTGGCGAACGGCCGCACGGGCGCGGTCGACCACCCCGGGACCACCTGGCGCGACCGCCCCTCGATCGACCGCGGGGACGGCGTCTACCTGGCGGGCGACCAGGTGGCGGCGCCCGGTCTGCTGACCGAGGTGTCGTTCAACAGCGCGGTGGAGGCGGTGACGCTGGCGCTGACGAGGTCGAGGCTTGACCTCAAGTCTGCTTGA
- a CDS encoding zinc-binding dehydrogenase yields MHAIRLHAFGPAENLVYEETAAPVPAAGQVRVTVAAAGVHLLDTAIREGMQGPLPELPALPTIPGREIAGTVDEVGEGVDPDLLGKRVVAHLGFAPGGYAEQAVTEASRLHVLPDDMDFAEAVALIGTGRTTMGILRFTELTPDSVAVIPAAAGGIGTLLTQYAKHRGATVIGLAGGPDKTARVRANGADLAVDYKNPAWPDEVRTYLKERLDGRTATVVFDGVGGEAGLAAVDLLGPGGVHVVFGWSGEGLHGGEALTFDEEELAARGITQVNVLGPAMTAKVGGDNPVRTLELAALTEAAAGHFTPAVQRYPLAEAAAAHRALETRGTMGKVVLIP; encoded by the coding sequence ATGCACGCCATCCGCCTCCACGCCTTCGGCCCCGCCGAGAACCTCGTATACGAGGAGACGGCGGCCCCCGTCCCGGCCGCGGGCCAGGTCCGCGTCACCGTCGCCGCGGCCGGCGTGCACCTTCTGGACACCGCGATCCGCGAGGGGATGCAGGGCCCGCTGCCCGAACTCCCCGCCCTGCCCACGATCCCCGGCCGCGAGATCGCCGGCACGGTCGACGAGGTGGGCGAGGGCGTCGACCCGGACCTCCTGGGCAAGCGCGTCGTCGCCCACCTCGGCTTCGCGCCCGGAGGCTACGCCGAGCAGGCCGTCACCGAGGCGTCCCGCCTGCACGTGCTCCCCGACGACATGGACTTCGCCGAGGCCGTCGCCCTCATCGGAACGGGACGTACGACGATGGGGATCCTGCGATTCACCGAGCTGACCCCCGACTCGGTGGCCGTCATCCCCGCCGCGGCGGGCGGCATCGGCACGCTCCTCACGCAGTACGCCAAACACCGGGGCGCCACCGTCATCGGCCTGGCGGGCGGCCCGGACAAGACCGCCCGCGTCCGCGCGAACGGCGCCGACCTCGCCGTGGACTACAAGAACCCGGCCTGGCCCGACGAGGTCCGCACGTACCTCAAGGAGCGCCTCGACGGCCGTACCGCCACCGTCGTCTTCGACGGCGTGGGCGGCGAGGCGGGCCTGGCCGCGGTCGATCTGCTCGGCCCCGGCGGCGTCCATGTCGTCTTCGGCTGGTCGGGCGAGGGCCTGCACGGCGGCGAGGCCCTGACCTTCGACGAGGAGGAGCTGGCCGCGCGCGGCATCACCCAGGTCAACGTCCTCGGCCCGGCGATGACGGCGAAGGTCGGCGGCGACAACCCCGTGCGCACCCTGGAACTCGCCGCGCTCACCGAGGCGGCCGCCGGGCACTTCACCCCGGCCGTGCAGCGCTACCCCCTGGCGGAGGCGGCGGCGGCCCACCGCGCGCTGGAGACCCGCGGCACGATGGGCAAGGTGGTCCTGATCCCCTGA